A single region of the Photobacterium sanguinicancri genome encodes:
- a CDS encoding chemotaxis protein, whose amino-acid sequence MKSKASQSQGLLLFRLSQAQMFAMGTLKVQEIVPFTSFTSMPYSQQHVLGAVCIRGTTMPLIDMPSAIGYRPISRDEFSDCSIIITDCSRTTVGFLVRGIDKITACDWQAIAPPPETLGNNTYVTGITKVEDHLVQLLDVELILSHLNPNDPSTLYPTLTDIDREKLKPMRILLVDDSGVARRQLCNALDSINIPYFVATNGNDALGIMQKSAQANHPVDILVSDIEMPGLDGYELAFEVQNTPNLAHTYMILHTSLSSEICVERALQVGAHEALTKFEANELIHAMLRGAKKRREATATT is encoded by the coding sequence ATGAAAAGCAAGGCTAGTCAATCACAGGGATTACTTCTCTTTCGTTTATCGCAAGCACAGATGTTTGCGATGGGTACACTGAAAGTACAAGAGATTGTTCCTTTTACCTCTTTCACCTCTATGCCCTACTCTCAGCAACATGTACTAGGCGCTGTGTGTATTCGTGGTACGACTATGCCGCTGATCGACATGCCTTCAGCTATTGGCTACCGTCCAATCAGCCGTGACGAATTCTCGGATTGCAGCATTATCATTACGGACTGCAGCCGAACGACGGTGGGTTTCTTAGTACGTGGTATTGATAAGATCACAGCATGTGATTGGCAAGCGATTGCGCCACCGCCTGAAACATTAGGCAACAATACCTATGTCACAGGGATCACTAAGGTTGAAGATCATCTTGTACAATTACTGGATGTCGAATTAATTTTATCGCACCTTAACCCGAATGATCCAAGTACCTTGTACCCGACCCTTACGGATATTGATCGCGAAAAACTCAAACCCATGCGTATACTGCTCGTGGATGATTCCGGCGTTGCCCGCCGTCAACTTTGTAATGCGCTCGACAGTATCAACATTCCGTATTTTGTAGCAACCAACGGTAATGATGCACTCGGTATCATGCAAAAATCAGCGCAAGCAAACCATCCAGTTGATATTCTAGTCAGTGATATAGAGATGCCGGGGTTAGACGGTTACGAATTAGCATTTGAAGTGCAAAACACCCCGAATTTAGCCCATACCTACATGATTTTACACACCTCATTATCAAGTGAGATTTGTGTTGAGCGCGCACTCCAAGTCGGCGCACATGAAGCATTAACCAAGTTTGAAGCCAACGAGCTAATACATGCGATGTTGCGTGGCGCTAAAAAACGCCGTGAAGCCACAGCGACAACTTAA
- a CDS encoding OsmC family protein, whose product MTINVKWAGDCQFKITTSSGFNFDVDATSTVAPCPTDMLLSALGACSATDVVLLLKEKGFSVKTLDNNLTYTLTESEPRLYESANLHFVVTGDGISKDDVLIAAQEAVLKHCHVCLMLQPSITISCSAEVL is encoded by the coding sequence ATGACTATCAATGTAAAGTGGGCAGGTGACTGCCAATTTAAAATAACCACAAGCAGTGGCTTTAACTTCGATGTAGACGCGACGAGTACCGTCGCACCTTGCCCAACAGATATGTTATTGTCAGCCTTGGGTGCATGTAGTGCAACAGATGTGGTGTTACTCCTAAAGGAGAAAGGATTTAGCGTAAAAACGCTCGATAACAATCTGACATACACACTCACCGAGAGTGAGCCTCGATTATATGAATCGGCCAACCTCCATTTTGTAGTAACTGGCGATGGCATATCGAAAGATGATGTACTTATTGCAGCGCAGGAAGCGGTTTTGAAGCATTGTCATGTTTGTTTAATGTTGCAACCTTCAATCACCATTAGTTGCTCAGCAGAAGTGTTGTAA
- a CDS encoding cation:proton antiporter domain-containing protein: MPSDIALIIFELCTIVISSAVLGTLFLYARQPIILAYIAAGIVIGPDGFGWVKNAENISQIGHLGVILLLFLLGLNLQPRKLLTLFKESALVTLGTSGFFFGCTFVFALTIQLALMDALVAAAALMFSSTVIGLKLIPTTTLHHQRMGEVMTSILLVQDILAITVILLLNMNSDQTLIAAFVLLITKAVALCVLAFAGVKYVILPLFRKFDVIQEYSFITTLAWCLLWAEIGHQVDLSYESGAFIAGLSIAVSKVSQAIAQHLKPLREFFLILFFFAIGAKMQLLTGHVYTLYGIGFGAILIVLKRWGFKQALGFANEKSTMRNELSARLSQASEFSLLLAYSAINNGLLSSSGMMFIQSTTLSTFVISTYWVVKHYPTPISLANKLRQD, translated from the coding sequence ATGCCGTCTGATATTGCACTCATCATCTTTGAGCTTTGCACCATAGTGATCAGCTCTGCCGTACTAGGTACCTTATTTTTATATGCACGTCAGCCCATTATTTTGGCTTATATTGCTGCCGGTATTGTTATTGGACCTGATGGCTTCGGATGGGTGAAAAATGCAGAAAACATCAGTCAAATCGGGCATCTTGGCGTAATTTTATTGCTGTTCTTGCTAGGTTTAAACCTGCAACCACGTAAATTGCTTACCTTGTTTAAGGAAAGTGCCCTAGTCACCTTAGGCACCAGCGGCTTCTTTTTTGGCTGCACCTTTGTATTCGCACTGACCATTCAGCTTGCACTCATGGATGCACTAGTCGCCGCGGCGGCTTTAATGTTTTCGAGTACCGTTATAGGGTTAAAGCTTATCCCCACCACCACACTTCACCACCAGCGGATGGGGGAAGTGATGACCAGTATCTTGTTAGTGCAAGACATACTGGCTATTACAGTGATTTTACTGCTTAATATGAACAGTGATCAGACCTTGATTGCGGCTTTTGTACTACTTATCACTAAAGCGGTGGCACTGTGCGTGCTGGCTTTTGCTGGCGTAAAATATGTAATACTGCCGCTCTTTCGAAAGTTTGATGTCATCCAAGAGTACAGTTTCATCACCACACTTGCTTGGTGCTTATTATGGGCTGAAATCGGCCATCAAGTTGATCTTTCTTATGAAAGTGGTGCCTTTATCGCGGGGTTATCCATCGCAGTTAGTAAAGTGTCTCAGGCCATCGCCCAACACTTAAAACCATTACGAGAGTTTTTCTTAATTCTGTTTTTCTTTGCTATTGGCGCAAAAATGCAGCTTTTAACAGGGCATGTTTACACCCTTTACGGCATTGGGTTTGGGGCTATATTGATAGTATTAAAACGATGGGGCTTCAAACAGGCTCTAGGTTTTGCCAATGAAAAATCGACCATGCGAAACGAGCTCAGCGCGCGACTCAGTCAAGCCAGTGAGTTCTCACTCTTACTCGCCTATTCCGCTATCAATAACGGCTTACTCAGCTCAAGTGGAATGATGTTTATTCAAAGCACGACGCTTAGCACTTTCGTTATTTCGACCTATTGGGTTGTAAAGCATTACCCAACACCCATATCGCTCGCGAATAAACTTCGCCAAGATTAA
- a CDS encoding acyltransferase family protein — MQGHLPLLTSIRGFAAFFVALFHTRLVLFPQWKENIANTSQLLENGYLWVDIFFILSGFVMMHVYRNSFQQGCTMAKWRHFMWLRFSRIYPLFLMTLLFLLGWESIKHVYGIGFYGGELLNSWGLAGIPAFQGPFNTSDTLFANLFLLQSLTSQALSWNFPGWSLSVEWLCYMMFPIILALLSFNAKRSSWLPILVFFLLYGLISTTGTIDLTSGIPAFLRGLCGFSLGAWMCLIRIPHNIKRFISNDWVLFALVISLVLLLHHKLGTGQILSVYLLFALLVFCGANHTQNTSLFMRLFDNKLTQYLGDISYSVYLWHSVLLLIGVEVINQLAPEFTLWWYQQSGLGAFALALALYTVVLLTISTASYHLLEKPALRQLRSLQITKLATRIKKTSKTNSNNLTTK, encoded by the coding sequence ATGCAAGGTCACTTACCTCTGCTTACTTCAATTCGCGGTTTCGCCGCGTTTTTTGTTGCCTTATTCCATACCCGCTTAGTGCTTTTTCCTCAATGGAAAGAAAATATCGCCAACACCAGCCAGCTGCTTGAAAATGGCTATCTCTGGGTTGATATATTCTTCATTCTCAGCGGGTTTGTCATGATGCATGTCTACCGTAACAGCTTTCAACAAGGCTGTACGATGGCGAAATGGCGGCATTTTATGTGGCTAAGATTTAGCCGTATCTATCCACTTTTTCTCATGACCCTATTATTTTTGCTTGGTTGGGAAAGCATTAAACACGTCTACGGCATTGGATTTTACGGTGGGGAGTTACTTAATAGCTGGGGACTAGCTGGCATTCCTGCTTTTCAAGGCCCCTTCAACACCAGTGATACCCTATTTGCTAACCTCTTCTTATTACAATCTCTCACAAGCCAAGCTCTTAGCTGGAACTTCCCAGGCTGGTCATTAAGTGTCGAGTGGCTCTGCTATATGATGTTTCCGATTATTTTAGCACTGCTGTCTTTTAACGCTAAGCGCAGTAGCTGGTTACCTATTTTGGTCTTCTTTCTACTCTATGGCCTTATTTCAACCACAGGTACCATCGATTTAACGTCTGGCATCCCCGCATTTTTACGTGGATTATGTGGTTTTTCACTTGGGGCGTGGATGTGCCTTATTCGTATACCCCATAACATAAAACGCTTTATCAGCAATGACTGGGTTCTTTTCGCTCTGGTTATTAGTTTGGTGTTGCTCTTGCACCATAAACTCGGAACAGGACAAATTTTGAGTGTTTACCTACTCTTCGCACTATTGGTTTTCTGTGGAGCAAACCACACCCAAAACACATCACTCTTTATGCGTTTATTCGATAATAAGTTAACCCAGTATCTCGGCGATATTTCTTATTCTGTCTACCTTTGGCATTCAGTCTTGCTCCTAATTGGTGTCGAAGTAATTAACCAACTCGCCCCTGAATTCACCTTATGGTGGTATCAACAAAGCGGCCTTGGTGCGTTCGCGTTGGCCTTAGCCCTGTATACTGTCGTGTTACTTACTATTTCAACCGCCAGTTACCACTTACTGGAAAAGCCAGCCCTACGCCAATTACGTTCATTGCAAATAACTAAACTAGCCACTCGCATTAAAAAAACATCAAAAACAAATAGCAATAATCTAACAACAAAATAA
- a CDS encoding HlyD family secretion protein, with the protein MLEGLAVWALFIYLLRMVGMPWNKFTKSFAYLGGSGWLLFVWVGLITFAPMDLSGGSLVQSPHVQLRPSTTQIKGKVTAIHVRPNQQVEQGQLIYEIDDEPFSIALNVAQAKLDSAHVALDMAKEDININKANFAAAEKDIEIAQNKLVAAQQDLKWKQKTLSRYQEQNRVVKHTITESMMDEQNTAVEVAKAQKITVESQLEKAKLAVNKARLAIEKSKLTVNSREVDVTSQQENVAQARWNLEQTKVYAPTDGYLTNFIMREGQYVGLMPRIQMYTNEKYVLMRVNHQAIRNVKVGQRAEFASAVYPGKIFNAEVEGIIEATGESQGSLLARDDNVRQVTGLNVANKHHFVRLKLDEPQGYDMPVGSVGLAWISAEKPIPFMGFLDVIRGIIIRMKAQIYFVWAM; encoded by the coding sequence ATGCTTGAGGGGTTAGCGGTTTGGGCACTGTTTATTTACCTTCTAAGAATGGTGGGTATGCCTTGGAATAAATTCACTAAGAGTTTTGCGTACTTAGGGGGTTCTGGCTGGTTGCTGTTTGTATGGGTTGGTTTGATAACTTTTGCGCCAATGGATTTATCTGGTGGTTCATTAGTGCAGTCTCCCCATGTGCAGCTACGTCCATCCACGACTCAAATTAAAGGTAAGGTTACAGCAATACATGTTCGTCCAAACCAACAAGTGGAACAAGGACAACTGATTTATGAGATTGATGACGAACCTTTCTCGATCGCCCTTAATGTGGCGCAAGCTAAGTTAGATTCGGCGCATGTGGCGTTGGATATGGCTAAAGAAGATATCAACATTAATAAAGCGAATTTTGCCGCCGCAGAAAAAGACATCGAAATCGCACAGAATAAGCTAGTGGCTGCCCAGCAAGATCTGAAATGGAAGCAAAAAACGCTTAGTCGTTACCAAGAACAGAATCGCGTAGTGAAGCACACTATTACGGAAAGCATGATGGATGAGCAGAACACCGCAGTTGAGGTGGCAAAAGCTCAGAAAATAACGGTAGAAAGCCAGTTAGAAAAGGCCAAGTTAGCGGTTAATAAAGCACGCTTAGCCATTGAAAAATCGAAGTTAACAGTGAATAGCCGTGAAGTAGATGTGACATCGCAGCAAGAGAACGTAGCTCAAGCGCGATGGAACCTTGAACAGACCAAAGTGTATGCGCCAACCGATGGTTATTTAACGAACTTTATTATGCGTGAAGGGCAGTATGTTGGCTTGATGCCGCGCATTCAGATGTATACCAACGAGAAGTATGTGCTGATGCGGGTGAACCATCAGGCTATTCGTAACGTAAAAGTGGGACAGCGCGCAGAGTTTGCATCCGCTGTTTACCCTGGAAAAATCTTTAACGCGGAAGTCGAAGGGATCATTGAGGCGACAGGTGAATCACAAGGTAGCCTTCTAGCTCGAGACGATAATGTTCGTCAGGTGACAGGGTTGAACGTCGCGAATAAGCATCACTTTGTACGCCTGAAGTTGGATGAACCACAAGGGTACGACATGCCAGTAGGCTCTGTTGGTTTGGCTTGGATAAGCGCAGAGAAACCGATTCCTTTCATGGGTTTCTTGGATGTTATTCGCGGCATCATTATCCGAATGAAAGCGCAGATCTACTTTGTATGGGCAATGTAA
- a CDS encoding MFS transporter → MSLFSMPFVDSGVDTALHVIASVVMVGTIAAAAFGFWRLHELPIQKAHSKDHHQLGLITALTWIGFVWHWVWVIAVVIAFVDGEQALRRIRDIWKGDAPSQQPAASMEKVEAVISTPKQETEHA, encoded by the coding sequence ATGAGCCTTTTTAGTATGCCTTTTGTAGATAGTGGGGTGGATACCGCACTACATGTTATAGCTAGCGTGGTCATGGTTGGCACGATTGCTGCCGCGGCCTTTGGATTTTGGCGACTTCATGAATTACCGATTCAGAAAGCGCACAGTAAAGATCATCATCAACTTGGACTCATCACCGCCCTTACTTGGATTGGCTTTGTTTGGCATTGGGTATGGGTAATTGCCGTTGTAATTGCTTTTGTTGATGGTGAACAAGCACTTCGTCGTATTCGTGATATTTGGAAAGGGGACGCGCCATCACAGCAGCCTGCTGCATCAATGGAAAAGGTAGAAGCTGTGATCTCGACACCAAAGCAGGAGACTGAGCATGCTTGA
- a CDS encoding AraC family transcriptional regulator, with protein MFDLSFIRITYLQIVLNAVRKHYGITTQQIGVPDSLMNEPMALVPFNDFMTWLEKIAALSGDPAYMLKIAPDLCFSQMGSLGEWYLSSPDLALAVRRFNYGVSCLHSGATYHGEQSGKIMKWSYDSPHARQQARCLDSLRVATMMIKALRHYMGNDYSPLKVQISSALTGNNLADRQQAEKWFGCAIEWNAPMTKVWIDLSILRHGSERAFSISRPMVVSNLQLDDMLNIPQPNDSAKVMFELVNYSRRYGVPNIEFVAEKLGFSKQQLQRRLHHFGWTFSNITQYVICNLAIQYMQADKPIDEISQLLGYSHPQSFTKAFQRQRGLTPKQYQQRLLERSRETISLNL; from the coding sequence ATGTTTGATTTGAGCTTTATTCGTATCACTTACTTACAAATTGTCTTGAATGCGGTAAGAAAACATTACGGCATTACGACTCAGCAGATAGGTGTTCCAGATAGCTTAATGAACGAACCGATGGCCTTAGTTCCGTTCAATGACTTCATGACATGGCTAGAAAAAATTGCGGCACTCAGTGGTGATCCCGCCTATATGCTAAAGATTGCGCCAGATCTCTGCTTTAGTCAGATGGGAAGTTTAGGAGAATGGTATTTATCTAGCCCTGATTTAGCACTCGCCGTCAGGCGGTTCAACTACGGCGTATCGTGTCTTCATTCAGGGGCGACTTATCACGGTGAACAATCGGGCAAGATCATGAAGTGGAGTTATGATTCCCCGCACGCTCGTCAACAAGCTCGCTGCTTAGACAGTTTGCGGGTGGCAACAATGATGATCAAAGCGCTACGCCATTATATGGGGAATGACTATAGCCCACTTAAAGTGCAGATCAGCAGTGCGCTTACTGGAAACAATCTGGCAGATCGCCAACAAGCAGAAAAGTGGTTTGGCTGTGCGATTGAATGGAATGCGCCAATGACCAAGGTGTGGATTGATCTCTCTATTCTTCGCCATGGCAGTGAACGTGCTTTTTCGATCAGTCGCCCTATGGTGGTTTCTAACTTACAACTGGATGATATGCTCAACATACCGCAACCCAACGATAGCGCTAAGGTCATGTTCGAGTTAGTGAATTACTCACGCCGTTATGGTGTACCTAACATAGAGTTCGTGGCGGAAAAGCTGGGCTTCTCCAAGCAACAACTACAGCGCCGCCTCCACCATTTTGGTTGGACGTTTAGCAATATAACCCAGTACGTAATTTGTAACCTTGCCATTCAGTACATGCAAGCAGACAAGCCGATAGACGAAATAAGCCAGCTGCTGGGTTATAGCCATCCACAGAGCTTCACTAAGGCATTTCAACGACAGCGTGGATTAACACCTAAGCAGTATCAACAACGCTTGCTAGAACGCAGTCGTGAAACCATCTCATTGAATTTATAG
- a CDS encoding GMP reductase produces MRIEQDLKLGFKDVLFRPKRSTLKSRSQVELTRDFTFKHSGRQWSGVPIIAANMDSVGSFEMAASLAKHNVMTAIHKHYTVDDWAGFVKNNDASVLNNAMVSTGTSDNDFQKTKDIMALSDDLIFICIDIANGYSEHLVEYVQRVRAEFPDKVISAGNVVTGDMVEELILAGADIVKVGIGPGSVCTTRVKTGVGYPQLSAIIECADAAHGLGGRIIGDGGCSCAGDVSKAFGGGADFVMLGGMLAGHEESNGEVIEQDGKTFMKFYGMSSQSAMDKHSGGVAKYRAAEGKTVLLPYRGPVETTIQDIMGGVRSTCTYVGAAQLKELTKRATFIRVQEQENNVFGKE; encoded by the coding sequence ATGCGTATCGAACAAGACTTGAAGTTAGGTTTCAAAGATGTACTGTTTCGTCCAAAACGTTCTACCTTGAAAAGCCGTTCTCAAGTTGAATTAACCCGCGATTTTACATTCAAGCACAGCGGTCGTCAATGGTCAGGCGTGCCAATTATCGCTGCTAATATGGATTCAGTGGGTAGCTTTGAAATGGCTGCATCACTTGCGAAGCATAATGTAATGACAGCTATCCATAAGCATTACACAGTTGATGACTGGGCTGGCTTTGTAAAAAACAACGATGCATCAGTACTTAACAACGCAATGGTTTCTACTGGTACGTCAGATAACGACTTCCAAAAAACCAAAGACATCATGGCCCTTTCAGATGACCTTATCTTCATCTGTATTGATATCGCTAACGGTTACTCTGAGCATTTAGTTGAGTACGTACAACGCGTACGTGCTGAATTCCCAGACAAAGTAATCAGTGCAGGTAACGTTGTTACGGGCGACATGGTTGAAGAACTTATCCTAGCGGGTGCCGACATTGTTAAAGTGGGTATCGGCCCAGGTTCTGTATGTACTACACGCGTTAAAACAGGTGTAGGTTACCCTCAGCTTTCAGCAATCATTGAATGTGCAGATGCTGCGCACGGCCTTGGTGGTCGCATTATTGGTGACGGCGGCTGTTCATGTGCAGGTGATGTATCTAAAGCATTCGGCGGCGGTGCAGACTTCGTAATGCTTGGCGGTATGCTAGCAGGCCACGAAGAAAGTAACGGTGAAGTTATCGAGCAAGATGGCAAAACCTTCATGAAATTCTACGGCATGTCTTCACAGTCAGCGATGGACAAGCACTCAGGCGGCGTTGCGAAATACCGCGCAGCTGAAGGTAAAACCGTACTATTGCCTTACCGTGGCCCAGTTGAAACAACTATCCAAGACATCATGGGTGGCGTACGTTCTACTTGTACTTACGTAGGTGCAGCGCAACTTAAAGAACTTACAAAACGCGCAACCTTTATCCGCGTTCAAGAACAAGAAAACAACGTGTTCGGTAAAGAGTAA
- a CDS encoding alpha-amylase family glycosyl hydrolase has translation MNKIKFLTLSIALALTGCNSDNNAIEIDDNTVAPVDNQVASPDWQDQIIYFLMIDRFSDGNSQNNDQGQNEYDPTSDKKFSGGDLQGVTDQLSYIQNLGATSVWITPPVANQWWDSEQNYGGYHGYWARDFQKVDEHFGDLEDYQALSREIHSRNMFLIQDIVTNHVGNFFTYDNPYDYDALNPCAGFRLIENALASNQSLPYPLNQNQCKDDGTGSYHWTPSITDHNNPTQEKTWQLSDLDDLNTSDLEVRKYLKASYRKWIKDVGVDAYRVDTAKFVEHDFWNDFFHSQDGVLSQAKETGRENFLTFGEVFEASTPYKTEGEEKMLTYIGENGSPAQLTSVLNFPLQTTMTRVFASGQPTDYLRFRLERMMEMFPNPYIMPNFIDNHDMPRFLSQASPEDMQQALITMMTVPGIPVIYQGTEQAIINSRDSMFNGGYRTDGQLVDSFDSSNEMYRFIQSLAQLRTENKVLTRGELKVIASDKAGAGIFSFTRRLNDEEVFVVLNTSSSPMLLNQLDLEQDAGTVFERQIQSNWQGAPEILTTNSHGQVTLELAPKSAVIYFKTSQAGNIDTPDTKVELEGNWDNAVITQDTEITGTATPNVTLKMVVDGNLGVAKDIPVDANGDWKTTISIRHFAIGEQQHRFAIYYPEDKAGTKDIAFTSDLSWAETPEKIIDDTGDAQDGSGGLYGSYSLPTDPSFDKDKNQLSIEKAEIYTVGSNVRLKMTMNNVTNSWLPPNGFDHVGFSVFIGLPNESKTGLTALPKLNAEMPSGTWNRNAVIFGWQSSIYSSTGADSQTWGETVSPAPVVTVDKANKAIYLDFASDALGRPNSLDGISIYVTTWDIDGLSAVYRPLDTQKGPWNFTGNDTSEPKIWDNLPVIILSE, from the coding sequence ATGAATAAAATAAAGTTTTTAACTTTATCGATAGCGTTAGCCTTAACAGGCTGTAATTCAGACAATAATGCCATCGAAATAGATGACAACACTGTGGCGCCAGTTGATAATCAGGTGGCATCACCTGACTGGCAAGACCAAATCATCTACTTTCTCATGATCGATCGATTTAGCGATGGAAATAGCCAGAATAATGACCAAGGCCAAAATGAATACGATCCGACATCGGACAAAAAATTCAGCGGCGGTGATCTACAAGGCGTTACCGATCAGCTTAGTTACATCCAAAATTTAGGAGCAACATCTGTATGGATCACTCCGCCTGTGGCAAACCAATGGTGGGATTCAGAACAGAATTACGGTGGTTATCATGGCTACTGGGCGCGTGATTTTCAGAAAGTGGATGAGCATTTCGGGGATTTAGAAGATTACCAAGCACTTTCTCGTGAAATACACAGCCGAAATATGTTCCTCATCCAAGACATTGTGACGAATCATGTTGGTAACTTTTTCACTTACGATAACCCGTACGATTATGACGCTTTAAACCCTTGTGCCGGTTTCCGTCTAATTGAAAATGCATTGGCATCTAATCAATCCCTACCATATCCTCTGAATCAGAACCAGTGCAAAGACGACGGCACAGGTAGCTACCATTGGACACCAAGCATTACCGATCACAATAATCCGACACAAGAAAAAACATGGCAACTCTCCGATTTGGATGATCTCAATACTTCTGATCTAGAAGTCAGAAAGTACCTTAAAGCGAGCTACCGTAAATGGATTAAAGACGTCGGTGTTGATGCATACCGGGTAGATACCGCCAAGTTTGTTGAACACGATTTCTGGAACGATTTCTTTCACAGTCAAGACGGCGTACTATCACAGGCAAAAGAAACAGGACGTGAAAATTTCCTAACCTTCGGTGAAGTCTTTGAGGCATCGACGCCGTACAAGACAGAAGGGGAGGAAAAAATGCTCACCTATATTGGTGAAAATGGCTCTCCGGCACAGTTAACCTCAGTATTAAACTTTCCGCTCCAAACCACCATGACCCGTGTTTTTGCATCAGGCCAACCGACGGATTATTTACGCTTTCGCCTAGAACGTATGATGGAAATGTTCCCTAACCCTTACATCATGCCGAACTTTATCGATAACCATGACATGCCTCGCTTTTTGTCTCAGGCTAGCCCAGAAGATATGCAGCAAGCCTTGATTACCATGATGACAGTGCCCGGCATTCCGGTTATTTATCAGGGTACTGAGCAAGCTATCATCAATAGCCGCGATAGTATGTTTAACGGCGGCTATCGCACTGACGGTCAACTTGTCGATTCTTTCGATTCAAGCAACGAGATGTACCGATTTATTCAATCATTGGCCCAGCTTCGTACAGAAAACAAAGTGCTTACACGAGGTGAATTGAAAGTCATCGCCAGTGATAAAGCAGGAGCCGGTATATTCAGTTTCACTCGTCGTTTAAATGATGAAGAAGTGTTCGTTGTCTTGAATACCTCGTCGTCTCCTATGCTGTTAAACCAGTTAGACTTAGAGCAAGATGCAGGAACGGTTTTTGAACGACAGATTCAATCCAACTGGCAAGGCGCACCAGAAATACTGACAACCAATAGTCATGGTCAAGTCACCCTCGAACTGGCTCCAAAATCTGCGGTGATTTACTTTAAAACATCCCAAGCAGGCAATATCGATACCCCGGATACAAAAGTCGAATTAGAGGGAAATTGGGATAACGCGGTAATCACCCAAGATACTGAAATAACCGGGACAGCAACACCCAATGTGACATTAAAAATGGTCGTAGATGGTAATTTAGGCGTAGCAAAAGACATACCTGTTGATGCTAACGGAGACTGGAAAACCACCATTTCGATCCGTCATTTTGCCATCGGTGAACAACAACATCGCTTTGCGATTTACTACCCTGAAGATAAAGCAGGCACTAAAGATATTGCATTCACTTCCGATCTTTCATGGGCGGAAACACCCGAGAAAATCATTGATGATACAGGTGATGCTCAAGATGGTAGTGGCGGACTATACGGCTCCTATTCTCTACCTACCGATCCCTCTTTTGATAAAGATAAGAATCAGCTCTCGATTGAAAAAGCCGAGATCTATACCGTGGGCAGTAACGTACGCTTAAAAATGACCATGAATAACGTCACCAACAGCTGGTTACCACCCAACGGCTTTGACCATGTCGGTTTTTCAGTCTTTATTGGTTTGCCCAATGAAAGTAAGACTGGCTTAACAGCACTGCCGAAGCTCAATGCAGAAATGCCTTCTGGCACTTGGAATCGAAACGCGGTGATATTTGGCTGGCAAAGCTCAATCTACAGCTCAACAGGCGCAGATTCACAAACATGGGGAGAAACCGTATCACCCGCCCCCGTTGTCACTGTAGATAAAGCTAACAAAGCGATTTATCTTGATTTTGCTAGTGATGCACTTGGCCGCCCCAATTCGCTTGACGGTATCAGCATTTATGTCACAACATGGGATATCGACGGATTATCGGCTGTCTACCGTCCGTTAGACACCCAAAAAGGACCGTGGAATTTCACCGGTAACGATACATCAGAACCCAAGATTTGGGATAACCTCCCCGTCATCATTTTAAGTGAGTAA